ATAAGAAAATACATAAACATATGTCATAAGTTATTTTCAGGTATTTCAAGTATTAGTGTTGGTGAGGCAGTAAGGAAATGACTCAGGCCCAGGTCAGGCCGCCCGCCTGCCTTGCCAGCCAGTAAAGGCAGGCTGTACCCTTAGCAGTGCTTCTGACTGACTGGTTCTTCCCAGCTTCATCTGTCCAGATATATGTGCCGCCCAGAGACGTCCTGTGGTCTGCAGGGTTGCAAAACAGAGGAAATCTTAAAGTTGGGAATGGCTGCTTACACTGTGGTCACAATTCTCAGCAAATGAGTGTTCATGGGAAATGGCAACCAGGGCTGCTCTGATGGGATCATTTTGATTCTTTAACACGTCATTTGCTATGGCTGTAAGTTCTCTTGCCATCTGGTGGTCCCTCGAGCGAGACCACGAAAAACAGCGGGTCTGCCTCTTTATACATGCTTTACAAGGCTGCACATACCGTCAGAATAAGCAGCTCCTTTCCACATCTCCATGGAGCTTCCAATGTCCTCTACGGATTCCACAAATTCTGCTTGTGCATGAGGATTATAATAGTTTCTTTCGTACCTCAAAAAAAATTGGACAGATAAACAATTTACTTAATGCCCTAATTTAACTCTGGGCTATCACGAGTATGGCAACTAGGATCCTAAATGAAGATGCATACACAGACGATGATGATAAGAAATCTTTCATTTATTCCCTGATAACTTACCAGGTTCACACAAAATAACGAGACGTCCTTATAACAACTTGTTGAGAAGAATGTTTTTGGTACCAATGTCTACCTTGATGCAGCAGTGAGGGTGTCCTTGGGACGGTATGCAAAATGGTGAATGCCCGCAGCGGCCTCCTCAGACATCCTCATCTAGTGGAGGAAAGTGCATTTGAAAAGGCCTTTGTTATTGTAGGAGATTAAGGGGACACATGGAAATTCCTGAGCATTTCCTATTTTTCACCTCTAGGGGTCAGCAACATATCTCCATCTATCTGCAAGGCTTCCATTTTCTAAAGGACTCTTAACGATAGCTCAGTATGACTGTATTGTCTCCGACTGCAAGAAATATTTGTTCTAAACTTTGACACACAGAAGAAATTTCCCAAGATGCACAAGCTGAAGAAAACATGTTAACAAGCACCAGAATCCTGAGCCCCCAAGCCAATTCAGATGGAATACCGCCAAGAAGCATGCGATCTGAGCAGTGCCGAGCAGCAGTCAGGGCAGTTTACGCTCTACCAGGGCCTCAGCCGGACAGGCAGGACTGCACTGACAAGTCATCCTGGGGTAAAGTGACATTCCGTGGCCCACTGCTGGATACCATTCAGCCTTACGCGCCTTGAGACGTTTCACTGGGGTATCTGTCAgggtttcattcctgcttctgAGATCGTTGAGGTAGGAAGAAATGCCAGACCTGCGGTCTGTGGTCCTCTTCAGCAGCGTCCCCACACCAACTTTACCTGAAAGACAGACATGCATCGCTGCAACAAAAAGCACTAAAatgagagtttacaaaatgaCTGATATGTTGCGTAACAGGAGTGCACTTGTCACGCTAGTAACCCCTTCTGCAAGGGAAGGAAACATTTTCAGTTACATTAAGAAATCAGTTTTCAATTACTTACAACAGTCATGTCCACATTGCTCCTTATTTTTACAAAAATGGTTACACTGTCTTCTTCCTGAATCTGGGTTGACATTCTCTTTTAAACCTTTATCTGAAAAGGAGACCATTATAATTATAAAAGTAAAATCATAAAACTGTCAGTTAAGTTgtagaacatggatggatgaatgatggatggatgagattGTAAATAAGGTCACATGACGCATATCTTAAGGTATGCTGTCCTGCCCTTAACATACCTTTGGTTTTTTGGCTGACTGTCTTCTGAGCCCCTTGGGCTGAGCTCAGTGCTTCCTGCAGTTTGCTCTGTACAGCCTTGGTTTTGACCTGCATGTTTTCTGAACCAGTACTTTCAGCTCCGAACCTTTTGGCTCCAGAATAGAAAACACTGTACTTCTGCTGAATGTCAAATCCAACTTCAAGATAAGAAATTAATGCAATTAGGAGTCAAACTGATTAACATCACATTTCGGGACTGTCCCAACAAAATGGCATGAATACAAAATTGTTAATACAAAAGTCTTTCCTGAGAATTAAGATTAGTGTGGACTCATTACTCGTGTTTCCTGCGGCCCTGAATAGAAGTGATTCTGTGTGGATTAAGACTGGGTAAGAAACACCGTGCTGCCTGACCGAGTCTACCTTTCCCCAGAACATGTCTTtcttcaagttttctttttctaGTACGGTGctgattattttgtgttatGAATTATATTTTCACCAGCTGTAACTGAATATTAAATAtctgtcagaaaaaaatattgtaaaataataatgctATCCCAGCTTGTCAATGGAATTGTCTCAATGAAGTAAACTAATGAGAGGTATTTTATCTGgcataaaaaaacacaactcCCAAAATTCAGAGACACACTATTACATGCAGAGATTCTGAACAGTGATGTGGACCTAAGATGAGTTGGTACTCTGCCAACTGGCACATTGCTAACAATGCTAATCGAATCAGTGACCACAAATGTACAAAAgcatttcccttcttctctaGTTGTTATGTCATTAGTCCATAATGTCAGAAAGCATGAATCACTGAAGGCCACACCCACCGAACTCTGAGCTAATCAGATTCACACTGAGTTCCTCTCCCTTGGGTGCTCTTGTGACTTCAATTTTCCTTGACCAGCTCCCAGTCTTCAGCAATAGAAAATCGCTGCGAGGAAAAACACAGACCGCCATTTTGTCCATATCTGGTTGTGCGTATGGGATGGAAAAAAAACGTCAGTGAAGGAACGCTGCGATGGGAACGCAACCCTTACGTTATTTTCTGAATGAACACCACACTGTTGTCGCAGTCCCCTATAATTAGGGTGACAAAATGATGGTTTGGTGCCGTTCTCTTATTCTTTAGCTGCTCGTAGTTTTTTAAGTGTACAGTCACAACGATCTCCGCAGTTGAAAAACTGTACCTTGAAATCTATGAAGTGCAAGTAAAATATTTAATCAGACATTCATGTGACACAACTGTCAATCTGTTTGTGTGAATGAGTACCACATTGACATCACTCTCAGACTGGAGAGGCTGTGAGCCAAAACAACTCAACTGGCATTATGCTGTCCTGGGGTTGGGTTAATATTGCTAGGGTGTCAAAATAACCGTCCCCTGGATACTACACAAGCTGTCTGCATGTTCAGGACATCACTGACAGGTATGGAGGGTGCTGTGTGTGGCCAAATCTGACAGATTAAATAATGACATTGTGACGACAGTGACTATGGCATTGCTTGGTGAACACTACGTCTGTGCtagtgtgtttctgaatctacaAAGAATAAACCAAACAACCAGACTTGGCATAATGAGTTATTATCCATCTTACTGGCATAAAAGAGGATTGCTATTAATTCTCATTCTGTTGTTTCGAAATGTTTTTGAAAATAGGTCAGCACTTATTACCTGTTCCAAAACAACTTCGTACTTAGGAAGATGGATGACTGCTTCCCTGATCTGGTTTCCAAAAGGAGGGTGCCTGTTGACGATCTGGAGAGCGTTATATTAGCCTTGCAGGAGGTCGGTGTCATTTAGGGCACTAAGAGAATAAGCTTGGATGTGATTCGCTAACGAGCTCCACACACCAGCTCCAGCTCTCTGGGGTTAGTCTCCTCGATCTTCTGGAAAGTAGTCAGGCCAGCATTCACCATCGCTGTGGACAGCATTAAACCTGACAGGAAAAAGCACCGTCAGCTGAATGTAGCTAATCCAGGTTGAAATCAGGTCTGGGATTGACAAAAGCCACATTTCGACCTGGCGTATGACCCAGGTGGAGGTGACATCGTAAATAAGAGTAGTAACCATGTAGCTGCAACTGGCCAAAACCCCCTTTATGTTCTGTTAAGGCACTGAAATCACGTGACCCTTTAATGGGCATAGATGGTCTAAATCGATAACAGAAGCACAAGAGCTGCTCTGTTCtgttacatatatatttttggcAAAGCATTCCAGCTACAGGCTATTTTTTGTCAgtaataaagtttttttattgACTGTGCAGCTTGTCCAGTTATGGAAAAGGGCAATAAGTGTTACAGATTTGCATTAAACTCATTCTCCTTGAGTTTTTGTTCTGGCACAACATCTGGAGTTACATGCAGCGGAGCCAGTCTTGAAATTATTGTTTGTATCTCAAAGGGACCCGGAGGGCCTCCTCACTGTGAAGCCTGCTTCAGCCAAAGCCCGTCCTTAGCCCTCTGACTGAAATATACACACCTATCTTCTCCAGCTGCTTCGAGACGAATGACGAATTCTCCCACAGCCTGGCCCGGAAGCACTTGGCCAAAATTAGAGAGTTGAGCagtgccgtgaacttcctcctgGGATGTTGGCTGAGGTACTCTGACAAACCTGGTCCAACACAAGCCGAAGAGTGACCTATTACCATTGAAGTTGTTGTGAACTAGCTCACTGTTCCTGGGATGAGATACAGTTCAGTGATAATGATTCTGTTGTTGTCCTAGCCGAGTGTTCCAGGACATTCCGTACTGCCACCCTGCAAGTCTCCATTCCATTTTATTCTCAGGTGGTTGCTGTTTTATGGTTTAAAGGCAGGAGGCATTAGGAACAGACTGTGCAGCGCGAGCCAAGCTAACAGGAACAATGCAGATATTACCAACtgagaaaaggaagaaaaaatgcATTACATTTGGTCATGCGAATTCCAATTCGGAATATCTTTCCAGTATCCTGGGTGAGTCCAAACTCCTGAGTCGGGATGCAGCCAAGGTGAGCTTGTATCAGGCTATGAAAATACAAGGGGACTTACAAAGAATTCAGCACACAACAGGCAAATAGAAAATGCTCACTGGACTATGTAGTTTCTACGTATTCCTAAGGAAAGTGATGGTTCTGCACAATGGAGGCACCAAAACTGAAAcacatttataatatatatttgtatttatgCCAATTTCTTCCTGTTTGCATTTAGTTCTAAAAAATATAAACTACACTAGGCGCGATGGAGCATATTGGTATCATTGGAGTCTGTTGAAAACTACACAACCTAAAAACTATCATCAGAAAGCTAATTATTAAAAATCTTTTGTGACATTTCTTTGAAAATCTTGTTAGAAATTCCATCACTGCGTAAACTAAATAAGAAGCCTCCATAAATTACATTCATTGAGGAAAGTGTTCAGAAATATTGTGGAAGAAcacttcttaaaaactgctaaaAAAATATGCATGTGCTGAAAGAATGTGTTTGCGGAGGGTTTATGGAGGTCTGGTCCACACCAGTTGACTTTCATTTCCCTGTTTTTTATCTTTCCTTCCATCGGAAATCTGAAAACACAGAAAACAAGCACGACTATGGCTAACAGGATTTATACCTGCAGTCTTTTccagaaaaatgcattttccgCTACGCTCCGACCTGATCGTTAGCCTGTGTTTATCCTTGTTCAGAGTATTCAGAGTTCGCTTTTCATTCATCCTGAGCTGCACATCATTGAACTCCTTGCCTTTGGATATGACCTTGATCTTGTTATGAAAAGGCCTGCCGTCAGTTTGAGGGCGCTTTTAATCAGTAAATGCAGCAATAGCAAGTCAAAATGCAAGAGGCTTGGAAACATCACCCACCAGCTCAGGCAGCGATTCGGTTCCGCACACCGAACTGAAATGCTTCATGGTGTCAAAGGCTATACAGTACTTGGCCATCAGCTTACCTGCCTCTGCAGGTGAGAGGGACAAAACCTCATTTCAGCAAATAAAATACCACATAAATAAACTGAGCTGCAGTCGCAGCAGGTTAATCTGGATTTTCTGGACCTGACAACACATCAGTAAGAAATACGGACGCAGCAGTATCACGAGAGACATGGCGCTTTACCAGTGGGTTTAAAATTTATGTCCTCGTCCATAGTGATCAGGCATATTTCAGCCAGTGAGTTTATATTCTTAAGACAGAGCTCTGAAAAGATAAAAAGATCGGTCTGATTTATAATGACCTGCTTAAAACCACTTTCCAAGAACATTCCACTATCTTTCAGGGATTACTGTATACCTTGCAGTCTTGTTTCAATTCCAACTCTGTCCAGGCTTGACGTGAAACCTTCAGATAAATCGTTGTAAAATGAGGGAAACAGCACGTGTTAATATGCGTCTGTTCCATGTGGATGGAGAGTGCATGCAGGTGAGTGCTTTCTGCCAGGAGTCCGACACGCCCACCGTAATAGCTGGGGTTCTTCAGTGCTCGAATGTACAAAAAGGTGGAACGAATCCAGTCTAGAGCCACATTCACGTCAGAGATGGTGTGAAGGACTATCTCTGCATTCAGGTGTTCCACGAGGTGTTTGTGTAAGCTGGAGGGCACATAAGAAAGGTCAAGTGTCCATGAATAAAGCAACACATACATGCATTCATATACAGGCCTTATTCTATCATTTCATTCTCTGTATTTTATTGCTGTAATCTTTATTTCTGATCAAACAGGTGCAAAGTGATTCTTCTTCTTAACAAGCAGTGCCTTACCTGCTCTCAATGGTTTCGGACCCACTCACTAGCTTCAGGTATTTTTCTTTTGTCTGGGACCTAGTCATGATCACTGCTGTCGCGGTCGTGTCAAACTAGAGCAGAAAGCACATTTCCCACATGCACACGAAAGCACACGGCAGGCCGACGGTGCTTCTGAGGTGGCCGTGCCTTGCAGGGTTGATTAAGCATGCATGGCTTCTGGGTGTAGCGCGGCACATGTGGGCCAGTGTGTGACTGCGTACCTGGGGTCGGCCGGCCCGCCCAATCATCTGCAGGATGTCCATCTCGCTGTATTCCTCACAGGAACCACCGACGTAGTGCATCGTAGACTTGATCACCACCAGGTGAGCAGGTAGGTTCACTCCCATTGCTAAAGTACTAGTTGTAACTGGGTGAAATAAATAAGACTGAAGTACTACGTAATGGGCGGAACAGATCAGTCTGTTTGTATCTAAGAGCGTACACTTGAGGAAATTAAATCCTTTTTTAAGTAAAATTTTCCATACAAAACAACATAAATCACTGCTTTAACCTAAGTCATGTTTAAGTATCTAGACTGTAAAAACAGAGATTACACAATATCATGTGTAGTCGATTCACTTCTTGGCGTATAAATGAATAAGCCTTTATGGCTCTGCTCTGAGAGAGAGTTTTTAACAGTAAAAATCCAAAATATGTGTTTAACACACAGAAAGACAAAGGCATTCTGGGAGGTGATTTAAAGCTCGCGTCTTGTCTATTTTTTATCATTCTCCTGTCTAACAGCTGGGTTAAGAATAAGTTAAGGTTAAGACCTATCATGATACCAAAATTTCACAAATTATTGATAGTTTCAAGAAATGAAAGGCGGCTTCGAAGACCCAAGGTGACGCTCACAGAGTACCGGTAGGTCTCCAGCAGTGAACACATCTTCGATTATCTTCCGGTCAGAAACGTCTATGCCGGCATGATGAAAACCAACGCCGTGCGTTATTAGATCTGGAACACGAGGAACATCTAGAGGTCACTTATGAAATATTAATATCACAAAGAAAGTTTCAGAAGCACTTCCATATGCACTTATGGGCAGACACACATGAATGCTGCGGGGGAGGGAGTACCAGGGATACCTTTGAGTTTGGAATCAAGAAGGGAGTTTGCATATTTCATCAGCCTGCAAAACGAGAACAATAGCCCATAAGAAAAAACAAGAGTACTTTCCTGGAAGAATAAACAGGTTGGAGATGTGCACCGTCAAAAGCTCGACGGGTGCCTCTTTTGGAGTTAATACAATTCAGCTAGAgaaggggtggccaatcttatccgcaaagggccagggtgtatgcaggtttttgggataacctttagatgagctgttcacacccaggtgtgaggattcTTCAgcaaatcagtcctctaattagtaatctaattagggagttgcagcaaaaaacTGCATACACAGCGACCCCTTCTGGAAAAGATTGCCCAACCCTGAGCTTTAGGATGTGtacattttagaaaaaaaaagataaattacTCAATCTAAATGTCTTTTACGTTTCATGATTCAGACCAGTAGCAAATGCTCTAAACATGATGCAACAACGACTATGATCTTGCTATGGAGTGTGGATTAAAGAATAAATGCACAGGAGCCGAATGACCTCTGTTTCTGTTCCGCGCTCATGATAAAGCGGGCTTCTTTTGCCAGCACCGATGCACACTGCTGCACACCTTTCCTTGTGGAGCAGAACTACACAAAAAACAAGCAGAGAGAATGTTCGCTGATTTTCAGGCATCTGAATCAAAGCCTGGCATCCAGAGAAGCCCGCAGTCACCACAAGCGTGGGCTTCTGGTCCGAGTATGTCTGGATGATATTCGTCATCTTGTAGTTGAGGGACAGGTCGAACTTGAAGTCCGTCTGATTGGTGCCACAAGGGAAGCCAAGCACCAGCTTCCTGAGCTTCACCGGCCTGTAGCTCTCATCTAGCTGCAGGCAGGCGGCTGGACCCAAGGAGTCCGAGAGCCATTCGGCGACCTGAGagcacagctggtgttagcAGTAACCGAACATCAGAATATCACACCCAGACAAATTCCCCTTCCATCTGCTCTGCCATCCGAACAACGGCTCACGTCGGCAATGTTCGGAATGGTCGCAGACACAGCCACGAATCTCATGGGAAGACGTGACTGGTGGTCGCCTCCATTGCGATAGGCATTCATTGTTTTCATTCGGCTGACAACGACCTCCAAGGTTGCTCCGCGGGTTGAGTCTTTCACCACATGGATCTGGAGAtggttcataaatatgtaccacATGCCAAACATACAGTGAAACATATGCTTTGTTTGAAGagaaaagatattaaaaatggAGCAGGTCGCTGCAGGGAAACTCCTGACCTCATCTATGAGAAACAACTTGACCAGCTGCACTGGGCTGCTAAGCCTCCACTTCCTTGTCATACTGTCCCACTTTTCCTTGAAGGTGAGAAGAAAGGCAGAGATACATGTCAAAGGGAACCAAGTGCACACAGTGGTCAGTGTGCCCACACCGGCGGTGTTTGTGTAGTCTGAACCCACACAGCACCAACTGGAAAGCCTGGCCTACCGGTGTGGTCATGATGATGTGGGCGTCCTGAACCTCAAAGAAGTCATCAATTTCGGTGTCACCAGTCAGTTCTTTGCAGTTGAGCCCAAGAGGCCCGAATTTCTGCCTCCAATTTTCGTAACACTGGCTGCACAGGGCTTTAATTGGTGCCACTGCACACATATAGCACACAGCAAGAGCACGGTCAGGCTATTTCTTCAATCAGTGAGTCAATGAAGCAATTCAAGCTTCAACTCCAGGAAACATAAAGGCAGCTGGCAAAAGATAACCTCTCTAAAACAAAATAGCCAAAATCACAGCACATCTCAGAGGGCAATAACAAAAACAACCGTTTAAAAAGTGAGCCTTATTTACCAAACCTGCATTCTGAAAAGTTCATTTTCACTGTGCCAGAAGCATGGATGTTTGACCGCGAATGAAGCGATAACCCAGGGGTTGTGTTCTAACAATCAAACGAGAGAAACACCCTTGTGGCCTTCCTTTAATAACTGTGAACGACCAATACTTACTGTACACAACTTTAACAGAGTGCCAGGGAGCGGGGACCTCCATCAGCAATCGAATAATTGCCAATTCAAAGAGCACTGTTTTTCCAGAGCCAGTTGGGGCACAGGCCACAAAATTTTTACTGGTGTAAAGGATCTGCAAAACAGATCCTTTTATTATATTTGCATGTTATTCATCTGAATTAGAACCACTGAACTGAATTAATTTAACAGATAACAAGCATGAGTATGGGAGAGATTCACCCACTTACATCATCCAGGGCTTTCGACTGCACATAATTAAAGTAAGGGAACTCTTTGAAGACAGATCTGAACTGTGCAGCTTTGCAAGTCATATCAAGGCTTTTTTGTTTTAACATTTTCCTTTTAGTGAAATAGGCTgtccgagaaaaaaaaaattgcaattaTCCGGCTTAGTGATGCGTCTGGTTTTTAAATGTAATATACCTGTGAAGTGTTTTGGATGAAGtacatatttcaataaaatgtataatattattcttattttgcaataataataatatcaataaCGAACACAATAAGAAACCAATTTTGCATACAATTCACATACGATTCCTCCATTCTGACCAACGACAAACACGGGTCATTCAATATGGAGGGGAATCCACCCTTCTGTTGGAGCTTTGATGTGCCATTGGGCGCCTTCTCTTTGTTGATACAAGGCCCTTACTGCACACTGAGGAAGTGGCATTACCCACAAAGGGATACGCTGTCCCAACACGTCACGTTTAATCTATCAGACAAATAATAGCCACCCCTTTAACAATGCATGAGCACGCTGACACTGGCTGGCGGCATGCAGGGAGCCACCTGAGCACTTGAGAGCTTTATGCATGTTAACCTGAAGCACAGAGGGATGGATAGCTACTCGGGGAAGCCACCACTGAGGCTCATCACAATCAGCGTGGGGGAATTAAGATGGCAGAAGGATACAGATTTCGGTGACGGAGCGGAGGACTCCCGGCCCCGATCCACCTGAAAAAAAGGAGTCGTTAATAAATCATCCCTCATCTAATGAGGTGCAGCTCTGTAGAATATATTAGCACTAATCTTCCACAGTACCTGATCTGGCATATTCAAGAAGGACTAAAGCGCTGTATTTTCTCTGCTGACCCTGCTCGTGCCTATGCTGATTAATTGACATAAAACCCAAACATCAAAGCACATCTAAAACGATGTAACAATGTCCATATCGTATTGACTAGCTGACGGAAATGAATTTTCATGGTACAAATTGTATCTCAAGTAACCAGCTCTTAAGCAGCCAGTGTCTGCCACCTGGTGGCCTCAATGGGGACTGTCGACCAGGCCACAATCTGTTTAATCTGCTTACTTTGAGTAAAGTCATCCCTTTAAACAACTCAAACGTGAACATGTCATTTTTaggtacaaaaaaaatgtgaaacgtTTTGTACATTCTGATGAGACTGTTGAAAGATATAAGAAGGTATAAGAACTTTTATTGGGACAGGCTTTCAAAAAAGCCCAGAGATGAGATATTTTATGTCTATGCCTTTGCTTGGTCACAAATACACTGGGGGAGGGACCCGCTGATGAGCGTCCCCTTCAAAACAGACTTCCTTTGCAGTCGCTTGAAAGTGTTCCCCGTTTACAGTTAAAACAGGAAGTGTTCTGTCAATGTCAGGAAGTGGCCAGCACCAAGGGATACCACATGTCACCTGGGCTGAGACGGGCCACGGAGGTGTAGAAGTGGCTGGCAAAAGGAAGGCATATTACTAGTTTCACACATTCCCAGAATTAGAGAGTAAATTACAGTCTCCAAATGGGTTATATACATGATAGACATCTTTGTCCAGGTAGGCCATGTCAGTCAatgaatgacaataaaagatCTAGAATATGTTGTTAATTTAAACAGAATTATATGGACATGACCCATTTCAACTGACTCACGTTTATAAAGCAGCTTAATAGTCTTAGCTGTGAGAGGGTTAGAGGCCCTTCTGAAAAATGTAATACTGGAATTTTAAAAAGGGGTTATGCATATTCAGTCTTTAATAATGCTTTAGCAGTCCACCAATCCACATAAAAGACAACGGCTGTTAAATGAATTTCTGTCTTGAGTAGTTTTACAGGCAAATCTCCCCAGGTGAAATCCTGAACTTTGTTGTGCCCAGGATTTAAACTTCTGGTTTTGAGCCCCTTGCTGAACTGACTGCTCTATAACGATGTGCTTTCCTCTGAAGTTCCCGTACAGAGAGCTCGAGGCAGCAGCTCAGCGTGCGAGACGCGAGATCGGAAAAGATGGGCGAAGTCAGAAACGAAGAAAAATAGCCTGCAGTGCCCTAAGGTATAAAATAAATTGCAGTGGATGACTGGGAGCACAAGACACAAACGGCATAATAGATCATCTAAGATCTTGTAGCCTTTCAGGAGGCCGAAATCAAACTCTGCTGCACACGCATGACAGGCCATTAAAAGAATAATTTCATGCTCTAAGAACAGAAATCCGATGTCACatctgatttctcaaaaaagaaatagaaaacaaaaagaaagacATTCATCCTGTGTTGTGTAAGATGCTCACGGCTGCAATGAGCACACTGCCCGGTAGACTCACCTTGACCTTGTATATTGAGCGACTGGGGATTAAATGGAAGGATATGAACTTTTTGTATGGTTCGATCACACTCTAACGAAGGTGGGCCATCTGTGCCGGGCACATATGAACTTGTGAAAGGAGCCATGGAGAAAGTAGCAGTTGGAGTCATGAATGGATTTTCTGCCACCTTAGAAACTTGGCCAGCGGTAGTATCATTGGTGTCTGCCTGTTTCGGGCATGGCGCACTGTTCAAATGACCACCGGGATCAGCAGCCACCTTAGGTGGAGGTTTGAATGGTCTGAAAAATGACAGGACAAAATGAATTTAAActaatgtttcccaatccggtgcTTGAGGACCTGCAAACAGTGCACATTTTTTGCTCCAggaggaagctgggagggaacaaaaacatggactggctgtgggtccctgaggaacgggttgggaaacactgatttaaataaatatgtctGAAAATGTATAGCCAAGTATACAGAGACAACTTTCACAATTAAGTACCCAGAACAGTACCTAAAAATAGCTGCATGCAAATCAAACGACTATGCTTCTATGAGTTACTCCAAAGACTTAAGCACAGCATCATAAAAGCCATGATGTGGATATTACCAACATTACGTTTCCACACAACAAAGCATACACACTTATGACAGAAGACAAACTATACCTTCTCCCGACCTGAGAGACATCCCTATTGTTTTGGCTAAACAAAGAAGAGAAAGTTTGCTTTTCCAGCAGATATTCTGAGAATTGTGATGTGTTAGCGCTGACCAGGAGACTCTGAGATTCTGTGCACCTGTCAGCCATCAAAACATGGGACCCATCTTGTTCAGGTAATTCAACTGGTGCTCCGAGATTCAGAAACTGCCCTTTTTGTGAGGAAAAACATCTATCCCCACCAGCTTTTTTCAAAGGAGGCAGGAATTTCTTTGACTTCTGATAAGAGCCTGTGAAAAGGAGAATCAGTTTGGGCTTGAGATTTCAACCAATGCTGTGAATGACTGTCGATGAGCTTCA
This genomic interval from Brienomyrus brachyistius isolate T26 chromosome 21, BBRACH_0.4, whole genome shotgun sequence contains the following:
- the hfm1 gene encoding probable ATP-dependent DNA helicase HFM1 isoform X1, producing the protein MLDSDDCTLSLESLFYERPVVLQVKPLCQEQITWQSEPPLLSSETQHLKGTAESLCSGVKLPMTDYLGCLAGSYQKSKKFLPPLKKAGGDRCFSSQKGQFLNLGAPVELPEQDGSHVLMADRCTESQSLLVSANTSQFSEYLLEKQTFSSLFSQNNRDVSQVGRRPFKPPPKVAADPGGHLNSAPCPKQADTNDTTAGQVSKVAENPFMTPTATFSMAPFTSSYVPGTDGPPSLECDRTIQKVHILPFNPQSLNIQGQGGSGPGVLRSVTEISAQFRSVFKEFPYFNYVQSKALDDILYTSKNFVACAPTGSGKTVLFELAIIRLLMEVPAPWHSVKVVYMAPIKALCSQCYENWRQKFGPLGLNCKELTGDTEIDDFFEVQDAHIIMTTPEKWDSMTRKWRLSSPVQLVKLFLIDEIHVVKDSTRGATLEVVVSRMKTMNAYRNGGDHQSRLPMRFVAVSATIPNIADVAEWLSDSLGPAACLQLDESYRPVKLRKLVLGFPCGTNQTDFKFDLSLNYKMTNIIQTYSDQKPTLVFCSTRKGVQQCASVLAKEARFIMSAEQKQRLMKYANSLLDSKLKDLITHGVGFHHAGIDVSDRKIIEDVFTAGDLPVLFTTSTLAMGVNLPAHLVVIKSTMHYVGGSCEEYSEMDILQMIGRAGRPQFDTTATAVIMTRSQTKEKYLKLVSGSETIESSLHKHLVEHLNAEIVLHTISDVNVALDWIRSTFLYIRALKNPSYYGFTSSLDRVGIETRLQELCLKNINSLAEICLITMDEDINFKPTEAGKLMAKYCIAFDTMKHFSSVCGTESLPELIKVISKGKEFNDVQLRMNEKRTLNTLNKDKHRLTIRFPMEGKIKNREMKVNCLIQAHLGCIPTQEFGLTQDTGKIFRIGIRMTKCLSEYLSQHPRRKFTALLNSLILAKCFRARLWENSSFVSKQLEKIGLMLSTAMVNAGLTTFQKIEETNPRELELIVNRHPPFGNQIREAVIHLPKYEVVLEQISRYSFSTAEIVVTVHLKNYEQLKNKRTAPNHHFVTLIIGDCDNSVVFIQKITDFLLLKTGSWSRKIEVTRAPKGEELSVNLISSEFVGFDIQQKYSVFYSGAKRFGAESTGSENMQVKTKAVQSKLQEALSSAQGAQKTVSQKTKDKGLKENVNPDSGRRQCNHFCKNKEQCGHDCCKVGVGTLLKRTTDRRSGISSYLNDLRSRNETLTDTPVKRLKMRMSEEAAAGIHHFAYRPKDTLTAASRYERNYYNPHAQAEFVESVEDIGSSMEMWKGAAYSDDHRTSLGGTYIWTDEAGKNQSVRSTAKDVSVCEQSDSGSEDLALTHRSQMHCGFNIPEAGPTHDSDHFPSDILDVNFDLGIDDWGDFDDENLVHASEISESATQEKDHEGPGASFTPCNDQPESILQDDRLPGRSSAAASCPVPSVCAPPLSPSPKPCDFPGLADEHTKSCKEMHGDNVSLLPKHGGFSLTTPCTKFDFFAKPSVPEGATEKTGRCINSSNYPCRHFCERMGRSEELSEFKCGTVMGCYLCSLCQFVKFRPR